The following proteins are co-located in the Pedobacter sp. FW305-3-2-15-E-R2A2 genome:
- a CDS encoding RagB/SusD family nutrient uptake outer membrane protein, producing the protein MKIVTVAILAIPLIGSISSCKKDFLTAEPELTLPEGEAFANPTRILAQVNGLYFSIKSGAFLGGRYLIYNDIRAEEFSNRTSNGVTGLTVYQGTNVASDTYIARLWSQGYITINRVNLFLKGMADHPGVVTQAVNDNYVAEAKFLRALSYFSLIQIFAKPYLLDNGASRGMPLRLLPESNLQNNGLKSSSVAAIYAQILKDLDEAETGLPNTQGDALTNTTRAHKNTAIALKTRVYLAMGKYDKVIEEGNKLVSQTAPFVTVDAARVGHALQANIVNVFAAPYTTSESILSFPFADTNIPGTQNQLGYYFNVGNGNLEYSLNITGAGIYADPSWTATDARKTGLTATSSFSGRTYTYPTKFKGISPFLDSAPVIRYAEVLLNLAEAEALNPGGNLVRSRALLDAVRKRSDPTYDFGVLATSAELLAAILKERRIEFLTEGMRYNDLARRVAPIPSFGAGSVSIPVTDPRYTFPIPLQETNTNPEVNNM; encoded by the coding sequence TTGAAGATAGTCACAGTGGCTATTCTTGCAATTCCTTTGATTGGGAGTATTTCTTCCTGCAAAAAGGATTTTTTGACTGCAGAACCTGAGCTGACTTTACCGGAAGGGGAGGCCTTTGCTAATCCTACCAGGATTCTGGCGCAGGTAAACGGACTATACTTTTCCATCAAATCAGGTGCTTTTTTAGGAGGTCGATACCTCATTTATAATGACATCAGGGCTGAAGAATTCAGTAACCGGACCAGCAATGGGGTAACCGGACTGACCGTTTACCAGGGTACAAATGTTGCTTCTGATACTTATATCGCAAGATTGTGGTCGCAGGGATACATCACCATTAACCGGGTAAACTTATTCCTTAAAGGAATGGCTGATCATCCGGGTGTCGTGACTCAGGCGGTTAATGATAACTATGTGGCAGAGGCGAAGTTTTTAAGAGCGCTGTCCTATTTTTCTTTAATACAAATCTTTGCTAAGCCTTATCTGTTAGACAATGGCGCTTCAAGGGGTATGCCTTTACGCCTGCTTCCGGAATCAAATCTGCAGAATAACGGTTTAAAGAGCAGTTCTGTAGCAGCCATCTATGCCCAGATTTTAAAAGATCTGGATGAGGCAGAAACAGGATTGCCGAATACGCAGGGAGATGCCCTTACAAACACAACAAGAGCACATAAAAATACCGCTATCGCGTTGAAAACCAGGGTTTATTTGGCTATGGGTAAATATGATAAAGTAATTGAAGAAGGAAATAAGCTGGTTTCACAAACCGCTCCTTTTGTTACGGTTGATGCGGCAAGGGTAGGCCATGCTTTACAGGCAAATATTGTAAATGTTTTTGCTGCACCTTACACCACTTCTGAATCTATTCTTTCCTTTCCTTTTGCAGATACAAACATTCCAGGTACTCAAAATCAACTTGGCTATTATTTTAATGTGGGTAATGGTAACCTGGAGTATTCTCTGAACATTACCGGAGCGGGAATCTATGCTGATCCTTCCTGGACAGCGACGGATGCGAGAAAAACAGGCTTGACTGCCACCTCGTCTTTTTCAGGCAGAACCTATACTTATCCAACTAAATTTAAAGGAATTAGCCCCTTTCTGGATTCTGCTCCTGTGATCAGGTATGCAGAGGTGCTCCTGAATCTTGCCGAAGCAGAAGCGCTGAATCCTGGCGGAAACCTGGTTCGTTCCAGGGCATTGTTAGATGCCGTTCGTAAACGCTCAGACCCAACTTACGATTTCGGTGTCCTGGCCACTTCAGCGGAGCTGTTGGCTGCTATTCTGAAAGAAAGAAGAATTGAGTTCCTGACGGAAGGAATGCGGTATAATGACTTAGCAAGAAGAGTCGCGCCAATTCCATCATTTGGTGCTGGTTCTGTTTCTATTCCGGTAACAGATCCCCGTTATACATTCCCGATTCCCCTTCAGGAAACAAATACAAATCCTGAGGTAAATAATATGTAG